A window from Aquabacterium sp. NJ1 encodes these proteins:
- a CDS encoding DsbC family protein, which yields MFSKFRHLALACLVLTLGPVAQAQSGELSAGQLAALKLKLSRLADLPQIESARTTPIPGLIELKVGNQVVYTDANGDYLIEGQMLEVKSQRNLTEERLDEINKVDFASLPFKDAIVWKNGSGKRRLVVFADPNCGYCKHLEKELQQIKDVTVYTFMIPILGEDSKVKLDNIWCVKDRTQAWRDWMLNGTAPAKAFGMCASPGQRNAALSQKLRVQGTPAMFFEDGSRLASAASAAVIEQRLNRATAKTGG from the coding sequence ATGTTTTCCAAGTTTCGTCATCTGGCGCTGGCTTGCCTGGTGCTCACGCTGGGCCCCGTGGCTCAGGCGCAATCCGGTGAGTTGTCTGCGGGCCAGTTGGCTGCACTCAAGCTCAAGCTGTCGCGCCTGGCTGATCTGCCACAGATCGAGTCTGCGCGCACCACGCCCATTCCCGGGTTGATCGAGCTCAAGGTGGGCAACCAGGTGGTCTACACCGACGCCAATGGGGATTACCTCATCGAGGGGCAGATGCTGGAGGTCAAGTCCCAGCGCAACCTGACGGAAGAGCGCCTGGACGAGATCAACAAGGTGGATTTCGCCAGCCTGCCTTTCAAAGACGCCATCGTCTGGAAGAACGGCTCGGGCAAGCGCCGCCTGGTGGTGTTTGCCGACCCGAACTGTGGTTACTGCAAGCACCTGGAAAAGGAGCTCCAGCAGATCAAGGACGTGACGGTCTACACCTTCATGATCCCCATCCTGGGCGAAGACTCCAAGGTCAAGCTGGACAACATCTGGTGCGTCAAGGATCGCACGCAAGCCTGGCGCGACTGGATGCTCAATGGCACAGCACCTGCCAAGGCCTTTGGCATGTGCGCGTCACCAGGGCAGCGCAATGCGGCCTTGTCGCAGAAGCTGCGTGTGCAGGGCACGCCGGCCATGTTCTTTGAGGACGGCTCTCGCCTGGCCTCGGCTGCATCGGCCGCGGTCATCGAGCAGCGCCTGAACCGCGCTACGGCCAAGACCGGCGGCTGA
- a CDS encoding M61 family metallopeptidase, which produces MIQYRIEVADVHAHRFLVTLRVDKPQPRQQLSLPVWIPGSYLVREFARHLSPLKARQGTRDVRVTPLDKATWELDTQGSAALTVQYEVYAFDTSVRAAFLNAQRGFFNGTSVFLKAHGFEDLPQAVKITGLPKGWQVATALPAVKVDAKGGGDYLAPDYDALVDHPVEMGHFWRGEFTARGVRHEFVVSGATADLDGQRLLDDTRRICEAQIGFWHGRRKAPFDHYVFMLNVVEDGYGGLEHRQSTALICGRKDVPRVGRTVNKDAYTTLLGLISHEYFHTWNVKRLKPIEFAPYDYTQENHTRMLWFFEGFTSYYDDQFLLRTGLIDAATYLKLLGKTVNQVLATPGRLSYSVGQASFDAWTRYYRPDENTANATVSYYTKGSLVALALDLALRELPASGKAHPSLDGVMQRLWQLARPITQADVAQALADEAGRYPQMLPVKAGTPVVEAWQTLLDKWTEGCDELPLQHLLDRLGVAWSAKAAPLPQQWGVRIQDNSGAAKVQAVMRGGLAEQIGLSAGDELLALDGWRVKKTDDLAAWHDAQRAQALLVNRDQRILTLTVPALNAAAGKAGKPPRVPASTQAATDIVTLALSDVSSAPDKMVRRQAWLQA; this is translated from the coding sequence ATGATCCAATACCGCATTGAAGTGGCCGATGTCCACGCTCACCGCTTCCTGGTCACCCTGCGCGTGGACAAGCCCCAGCCCCGTCAGCAACTGAGCTTGCCGGTGTGGATCCCGGGCAGCTACCTGGTGCGTGAGTTCGCTCGCCACCTGTCCCCCCTGAAAGCCCGGCAAGGCACGAGAGACGTCCGGGTCACGCCGCTGGACAAGGCCACCTGGGAGCTGGACACCCAGGGCAGCGCCGCGCTGACCGTGCAGTACGAGGTCTACGCTTTCGACACCTCGGTGCGAGCCGCCTTCCTGAACGCGCAGCGCGGCTTCTTCAATGGCACCAGCGTCTTCCTGAAAGCACACGGTTTCGAAGACCTGCCCCAGGCCGTCAAGATCACAGGCTTGCCCAAGGGCTGGCAGGTGGCCACGGCGCTGCCGGCCGTCAAGGTCGATGCCAAGGGCGGCGGCGACTACCTCGCCCCCGATTACGACGCCCTGGTCGACCACCCCGTTGAGATGGGCCACTTCTGGCGCGGCGAATTCACCGCGCGCGGCGTTCGCCATGAATTCGTGGTGTCAGGCGCCACGGCCGATCTGGATGGGCAACGCCTGCTGGACGACACGCGACGCATCTGCGAGGCCCAGATCGGGTTCTGGCATGGCCGCCGCAAAGCGCCTTTTGACCATTACGTCTTCATGCTCAACGTGGTGGAAGACGGCTACGGCGGGCTGGAACACCGGCAGAGCACCGCGCTCATCTGCGGCCGCAAGGACGTGCCCCGCGTCGGCCGAACGGTCAACAAGGATGCCTACACCACGCTGCTGGGCCTGATCAGCCACGAATACTTCCACACCTGGAACGTGAAGCGGCTCAAGCCCATCGAGTTCGCGCCCTATGACTACACCCAGGAGAACCACACCCGCATGCTGTGGTTCTTCGAGGGCTTCACCTCGTATTACGACGACCAGTTCCTGCTGCGCACGGGCCTGATCGACGCGGCCACCTACCTCAAGCTGTTGGGCAAGACGGTCAACCAGGTGCTGGCCACCCCTGGCCGCCTGAGCTACAGCGTGGGCCAGGCCAGCTTTGACGCGTGGACGCGCTATTACCGCCCCGACGAAAACACCGCCAACGCCACGGTGAGTTACTACACCAAGGGTTCGCTGGTGGCACTGGCGCTGGACCTGGCACTGCGGGAATTGCCGGCATCCGGCAAAGCTCACCCCTCGCTGGACGGCGTCATGCAAAGGCTGTGGCAACTGGCCCGGCCCATCACGCAGGCTGATGTGGCCCAGGCACTGGCCGATGAAGCCGGCCGCTACCCGCAGATGCTGCCCGTCAAGGCGGGCACACCGGTGGTCGAAGCCTGGCAGACGCTGCTGGACAAATGGACGGAAGGTTGCGACGAGTTGCCGTTGCAACACCTGCTGGACCGCCTGGGCGTGGCCTGGAGCGCCAAGGCGGCGCCGCTGCCGCAGCAATGGGGCGTACGCATCCAGGACAACAGCGGCGCCGCCAAGGTTCAGGCCGTCATGCGCGGTGGCCTGGCCGAGCAGATTGGCCTGAGTGCCGGGGATGAATTGCTGGCCCTGGACGGCTGGCGCGTCAAGAAGACCGATGATCTGGCCGCGTGGCATGACGCCCAACGTGCACAAGCCTTGCTGGTCAATCGCGACCAACGCATCCTGACCCTGACCGTGCCAGCCTTGAACGCCGCCGCAGGCAAAGCAGGCAAACCGCCACGTGTACCGGCCTCGACACAGGCGGCCACCGACATCGTGACCCTGGCCTTGTCTGACGTGAGCTCGGCACCCGACAAAATGGTCAGGCGACAGGCATGGCTGCAGGCGTGA
- the plsX gene encoding phosphate acyltransferase PlsX — MTVSTPNSSGPAAGVRSSEGVLSPVRIVVDCMGGDHGPTVTLPAAKSFLDKHPEAELVLVGLAEAIEPARNWPRTTLVACTEVVTMDDAVEVALRRKKDSSMRVAISQLKATADKPALGHACVSAGNTGALMGLARYLLKTVEGIDRPALATVMPNQKDGFTTVLDLGANVDCTAEHLLQFAVMGSALVSAVDGKDSPSVGLLNIGEEMIKGSEVIKQAGDLLRTANERGLLNFYGNVEGNDIFKGTSDIVVCDGFVGNVALKTAEGLAGMFSAFIKQEFTRNIFTKMAALVAMPVLNHFKMRVDHRRYSGAALLGLRGLVFKSHGSSDKLAFEVALNRAYDAARHKLLDRVHDQIAATLVSLPTSADSSGSADVGQAA; from the coding sequence ATGACTGTTTCCACGCCTAACTCGTCCGGCCCGGCTGCGGGAGTCCGATCGTCCGAAGGGGTGCTGTCCCCTGTACGCATCGTGGTGGACTGCATGGGTGGCGACCATGGCCCGACGGTGACCTTGCCCGCCGCCAAATCCTTCCTGGACAAGCACCCGGAGGCCGAGTTGGTGCTGGTGGGTCTGGCAGAGGCCATCGAGCCCGCGCGCAACTGGCCGCGCACCACGCTGGTCGCCTGTACCGAGGTGGTCACCATGGATGACGCCGTGGAAGTGGCACTGCGCCGCAAGAAGGACTCGTCCATGCGCGTGGCCATCAGCCAGCTCAAGGCCACGGCAGACAAGCCAGCGTTGGGTCACGCCTGCGTATCGGCTGGCAATACCGGCGCCCTGATGGGGCTGGCGCGCTACCTGCTCAAGACGGTCGAGGGCATCGACCGCCCGGCGCTGGCCACGGTCATGCCCAACCAGAAGGACGGCTTCACCACCGTGCTCGACCTGGGCGCCAATGTGGATTGCACGGCCGAGCACCTGCTGCAATTCGCCGTCATGGGCAGCGCCCTGGTGTCGGCGGTGGACGGCAAGGACAGCCCCAGTGTGGGCCTGCTCAACATCGGCGAAGAGATGATCAAGGGCAGCGAGGTCATCAAGCAGGCCGGTGACCTGCTGCGTACGGCCAATGAGCGGGGCCTGCTCAACTTCTACGGCAACGTGGAAGGTAATGATATTTTCAAGGGAACTTCGGACATCGTCGTGTGCGATGGCTTCGTTGGCAACGTCGCCCTGAAGACGGCCGAGGGGCTGGCCGGCATGTTCTCGGCTTTCATCAAGCAAGAGTTCACGCGCAATATCTTCACCAAAATGGCGGCTTTGGTCGCCATGCCGGTGCTAAATCACTTCAAAATGCGCGTTGACCACCGCCGTTACAGCGGTGCGGCGCTGCTGGGTTTGCGTGGCCTTGTGTTTAAAAGCCATGGCTCATCCGACAAGCTGGCGTTTGAAGTGGCCTTGAATCGGGCTTATGATGCCGCCCGTCACAAGCTCTTGGACCGGGTTCACGACCAGATCG
- a CDS encoding SAM-dependent methyltransferase, with protein MSSTQPNTSGQPAGQSTGQRTGRLLLIPNTLDFGCLDGGTGETPPDLREVLPMGAITAAAGLTHWIAENAKTTRAFLKRVGEITPLRAPLQEQDIQVLPRPNKGGHKGGAKRPDPQEDRQITDLLAPALAGHDVGLISEAGLPGVADPGAAVVLAAHKAGIAVLPLSGPSSLVLALAASGLHGQSFAFVGYLPVEAQERAQRIKDLEQTSRKAHQTQLVIETPYRNTALWQALLQHLQANTLLSVSCGLTLAQGWSRTDTVERWRKQALTLPDDIPAVFSWLAA; from the coding sequence ATGTCATCCACACAACCAAACACATCCGGCCAGCCTGCAGGCCAGTCAACAGGGCAACGAACAGGCCGATTGCTGCTGATCCCCAATACGCTGGATTTCGGCTGCCTGGACGGGGGCACCGGCGAGACGCCGCCAGACCTGCGCGAGGTGCTGCCCATGGGCGCCATCACGGCCGCAGCGGGCCTCACCCACTGGATCGCCGAAAACGCCAAAACGACACGCGCCTTTCTCAAACGCGTGGGTGAGATCACCCCTTTGCGCGCGCCTCTGCAAGAACAGGACATCCAGGTCTTGCCGCGACCCAACAAGGGGGGGCACAAAGGTGGCGCCAAACGCCCCGACCCGCAAGAAGATCGCCAGATCACCGACTTGCTGGCCCCGGCCCTGGCGGGCCACGACGTCGGCTTGATTTCGGAAGCAGGCCTGCCCGGGGTGGCCGACCCGGGCGCCGCCGTGGTGCTGGCTGCGCACAAGGCAGGCATCGCCGTGCTGCCCTTGTCGGGGCCCAGTTCGCTGGTGCTGGCCCTGGCAGCCAGTGGCCTGCATGGCCAGAGCTTCGCCTTCGTGGGCTACCTGCCGGTGGAGGCACAAGAACGGGCTCAGCGCATCAAGGATCTGGAACAGACCTCGCGCAAGGCCCACCAGACGCAACTGGTGATCGAGACACCTTACCGCAACACGGCCCTGTGGCAGGCTCTGCTGCAGCACCTCCAGGCCAACACCCTGCTGAGCGTGAGTTGCGGCCTGACCCTGGCCCAGGGCTGGAGCCGAACCGACACGGTGGAGCGCTGGCGCAAGCAGGCATTGACTCTGCCTGACGACATTCCCGCTGTTTTCAGCTGGTTGGCCGCCTGA
- a CDS encoding DUF3108 domain-containing protein, whose product MAAGVTSKRTGWRAPQHRLALAALTVGVVVAHLWVTHEVSSRMQELAPPELKIKRMEATYVTQVSLSAPPVAAAALPPPAQTAPAAPVPIKKRKPKPVKAASAPEEPDSVTEKEGTGALAQAPAASEPAKQPDQEEASPEDTAQPPAYAQELPSTPAGPTFVWPKATKVSYKLEGYFRGPFYGTASVEWVRQDNRYQVRLDANVPLLGSMSMISEGLISREGLAPERYESVNKVALRAPKVNVVSFEDSEVVLGTGERVPRAPNMQDPVSLLIHLAYQFITRPQLLKPGNTIELPLAYGKKAETLAFDVMEEDVQHTDIGDIPALRVKPRRTNQEKGDLVGETWFAPTLQYLPIRILTKAGEVTLDMKMEGSPQQTPGDEPGKP is encoded by the coding sequence ATGGCTGCAGGCGTGACGAGCAAGCGCACTGGCTGGCGGGCTCCGCAACACCGTCTCGCACTGGCCGCGCTGACGGTGGGCGTGGTGGTGGCCCACCTGTGGGTGACCCACGAGGTTTCCTCCCGCATGCAGGAACTCGCGCCACCCGAGCTGAAGATCAAGCGCATGGAGGCCACCTATGTCACCCAGGTCAGCCTGAGTGCCCCCCCGGTGGCCGCTGCCGCCCTGCCCCCGCCCGCCCAGACGGCCCCCGCAGCCCCCGTGCCAATCAAGAAGCGCAAGCCCAAACCGGTCAAGGCGGCATCGGCCCCTGAGGAGCCCGACTCCGTGACCGAGAAAGAGGGCACTGGTGCGTTGGCCCAAGCGCCCGCGGCCTCTGAGCCCGCCAAGCAACCGGACCAAGAGGAAGCTTCTCCCGAAGACACCGCACAACCACCAGCCTATGCCCAAGAGTTGCCGAGCACACCCGCCGGGCCCACCTTTGTCTGGCCCAAGGCAACCAAGGTCAGCTACAAACTGGAAGGCTACTTTCGTGGCCCCTTTTATGGCACTGCATCTGTCGAATGGGTTCGGCAGGACAACCGCTATCAAGTTCGGTTGGACGCGAACGTACCGCTGCTGGGCAGCATGAGCATGATCAGCGAGGGCCTGATCAGTCGCGAAGGTCTTGCACCGGAACGCTACGAGAGCGTCAACAAGGTCGCCTTGCGCGCCCCGAAGGTCAACGTTGTCAGCTTTGAAGACAGCGAAGTAGTCCTGGGCACGGGCGAGCGCGTGCCGCGTGCGCCGAACATGCAAGACCCGGTCAGCCTGCTCATTCACCTGGCCTACCAGTTCATCACCAGGCCGCAGTTGCTCAAACCCGGCAACACCATCGAGCTACCGCTGGCGTACGGCAAAAAGGCCGAAACGCTGGCCTTTGATGTGATGGAAGAAGACGTGCAGCACACCGATATCGGTGACATCCCCGCACTGCGCGTCAAGCCCAGGCGCACGAATCAGGAAAAGGGTGACCTGGTCGGCGAGACCTGGTTTGCGCCCACGCTGCAGTACCTGCCGATCCGGATCCTCACCAAGGCGGGCGAGGTCACGCTGGACATGAAGATGGAAGGCTCGCCACAGCAAACGCCAGGCGACGAGCCCGGCAAGCCCTGA
- a CDS encoding DUF177 domain-containing protein, whose protein sequence is MKARTFAPRKLDIEAFIESGDTLEGALPVTDLSRLAEELAKDANVDALLPVNWSATGRQVPQRVGGPQLWLDLKAEGQMAMECQRCLHAVVLPMMVDHSIRFVKDEAAAAELDADSEDDVLALSRQFDLMGLIEDELIMALPIVPRHEQCPTDVVSLMTAESEALPPGASPEPAGEGQATTASGRPNPFAVLASLKKDRS, encoded by the coding sequence ATGAAAGCACGTACCTTTGCGCCCCGTAAGCTCGACATCGAGGCATTTATCGAATCAGGTGACACGCTGGAAGGGGCTTTGCCCGTGACGGATCTGTCGCGCCTGGCTGAAGAATTGGCCAAAGACGCCAATGTGGACGCCTTGTTGCCCGTCAACTGGTCTGCCACCGGGCGGCAGGTGCCGCAACGCGTGGGCGGCCCCCAGCTCTGGCTGGATCTGAAGGCAGAAGGGCAGATGGCCATGGAGTGCCAGCGCTGCCTGCATGCCGTGGTCCTGCCGATGATGGTCGATCACAGCATCCGCTTTGTGAAAGACGAAGCGGCGGCGGCGGAGCTGGATGCCGACAGCGAGGACGATGTGCTGGCGCTGTCGCGGCAGTTCGATCTGATGGGCCTCATCGAGGACGAGTTGATCATGGCCTTGCCCATCGTGCCGCGCCACGAGCAGTGCCCCACGGACGTGGTGTCGCTGATGACGGCCGAGTCCGAGGCCTTGCCACCGGGCGCCTCGCCAGAGCCGGCCGGGGAAGGTCAGGCCACGACCGCCTCCGGGCGCCCGAACCCCTTTGCGGTGCTGGCTTCCCTGAAAAAGGATCGTTCCTGA
- a CDS encoding DUF3429 domain-containing protein, with protein MNALPATHTLPEHHHAEPDELARKLGYAGLAPFVAGALFVWLLVGRIDEEPFMFVVRALTSYAALVVSFLGGIPWGLIMWRSASSMPMPDHHKRALWTGVIYTLAAWMALLMPPHAGLVIMGVLLVACYLSDRKRYPELGVAGWLTMRFRLTCVASLSCFLAAAQI; from the coding sequence ATGAACGCCCTGCCCGCCACCCATACCCTGCCCGAACACCACCATGCCGAGCCTGACGAGCTCGCGCGCAAGCTCGGTTATGCCGGCCTGGCGCCCTTTGTCGCCGGCGCGTTGTTTGTCTGGCTGCTGGTCGGGCGCATCGACGAAGAACCTTTCATGTTCGTGGTGCGCGCCCTGACAAGCTATGCCGCCCTGGTCGTGTCCTTCCTCGGTGGCATCCCCTGGGGGCTGATCATGTGGCGCTCGGCCTCCAGCATGCCCATGCCCGATCACCACAAGCGCGCGCTGTGGACGGGTGTCATCTACACGCTGGCCGCCTGGATGGCCTTGCTGATGCCGCCGCATGCCGGGCTGGTCATCATGGGCGTACTGCTGGTGGCCTGCTATTTGTCTGACCGCAAACGCTACCCGGAGCTGGGTGTGGCCGGCTGGCTGACGATGCGCTTTCGCCTCACCTGCGTGGCCAGCCTGAGTTGCTTCCTGGCGGCTGCCCAGATCTGA
- a CDS encoding FAD-dependent monooxygenase has product MAGFDVCVSGSGAVAMSLALALSADGWKVAWARSPESTKPPATPDVRTYALNARAIQLLERLRVWPALKAHSAPVMEMDVRGDEGGTLSFSAWQQCVRELAWIVDAAELERLLGEALRFAPRVEVVPPVGEHGAPVEAALLAICEGKHSSTRSALGVSFARQEYGHWGVAARLKATQAHHGVARQWFRSPDILALLPFNQPDPLASYGLVWSVPQARAEHLLALSPAEFERELQDAILQSDPTAPAKVGELSLTSPVAAWPLALAQASRWTGPGWVLLGDAAHQVHPLAGQGLNLGLADVDTLVAVLKQARADEPWRAPGDERTLRRYARQREWPTKAMAGLTDGLLYLFADQRVPMKDLRNAGMSLVQRLGPVKSWLIGKALDA; this is encoded by the coding sequence ATGGCTGGTTTTGATGTGTGCGTCAGTGGCTCCGGGGCAGTGGCCATGAGCCTGGCTCTGGCCTTGTCGGCCGATGGCTGGAAGGTGGCTTGGGCGCGGTCGCCCGAATCGACCAAGCCGCCTGCGACGCCGGATGTGCGCACCTATGCCCTCAATGCCCGGGCCATCCAGTTGCTGGAGCGCCTGCGCGTGTGGCCAGCCCTGAAGGCCCATTCGGCGCCGGTCATGGAAATGGACGTGCGTGGCGACGAGGGGGGCACCTTGTCGTTTTCCGCCTGGCAGCAATGTGTGCGCGAGCTGGCCTGGATCGTGGATGCGGCCGAACTGGAGCGCCTGCTTGGCGAGGCCCTGCGGTTTGCGCCTCGCGTCGAGGTGGTGCCCCCGGTGGGCGAGCACGGTGCACCTGTAGAGGCGGCCTTGCTGGCCATCTGTGAAGGCAAGCATTCCAGCACCCGTTCGGCGCTGGGTGTCAGCTTTGCAAGGCAGGAGTATGGCCACTGGGGCGTGGCTGCGCGCCTGAAGGCGACGCAGGCCCACCACGGCGTGGCCCGCCAGTGGTTCCGCTCGCCGGACATCCTGGCCTTGTTGCCTTTCAATCAGCCTGACCCGCTGGCCTCTTATGGGCTGGTCTGGTCCGTGCCTCAGGCGCGTGCAGAACATCTGCTGGCCTTGAGCCCCGCCGAGTTCGAGCGCGAATTGCAGGATGCCATCCTGCAGTCCGACCCCACAGCCCCAGCCAAGGTCGGCGAGTTGAGCCTGACGTCCCCGGTGGCAGCATGGCCTCTGGCTTTGGCGCAAGCTAGCCGCTGGACAGGGCCGGGCTGGGTCCTGCTGGGCGATGCGGCGCACCAGGTGCACCCATTGGCCGGTCAGGGGCTCAACCTGGGGCTGGCGGATGTCGACACGCTGGTGGCGGTGCTCAAGCAGGCACGCGCAGACGAACCTTGGCGCGCGCCAGGTGACGAGCGCACCTTGCGCCGTTACGCTCGCCAGCGCGAGTGGCCGACCAAGGCCATGGCGGGCCTCACGGATGGCCTGCTGTACCTGTTTGCCGATCAGCGCGTGCCCATGAAGGATTTGCGCAATGCCGGCATGTCATTGGTTCAACGCCTGGGGCCCGTCAAGAGCTGGTTGATCGGCAAGGCCCTGGATGCCTGA
- a CDS encoding nucleoside triphosphate pyrophosphatase, whose product MPMPLPATTNRPQTVQPDANWPRLVLGSTSPYRKELLSRIGLPFDTCAPRVEETALAGELPRDLAWRLAQAKAQDVARQGSGDMLVIGSDQVAELNGQALGKPGTHERAKTQLQAMRGQRVLFHTAVCVVRPQTGYVGTRLNTVTVTFRHLSDEDIETYLQAEQPYDCAGSAKAESLGIVLLDAIESDDPTALIGLPLIATSQLLREAGADPLGWRTALR is encoded by the coding sequence TTGCCCATGCCTCTTCCCGCCACGACCAACAGACCGCAAACCGTTCAACCCGACGCCAACTGGCCCCGCCTGGTGCTGGGCTCGACCTCACCTTATCGCAAGGAGCTGCTGTCGCGCATCGGCCTGCCTTTCGACACCTGCGCGCCCCGCGTCGAGGAGACGGCGCTGGCCGGCGAGTTGCCGCGAGACCTGGCCTGGCGCCTGGCTCAGGCCAAGGCGCAAGACGTGGCCAGACAAGGCAGCGGCGACATGCTGGTCATCGGCTCGGACCAGGTGGCCGAATTGAACGGGCAGGCATTGGGCAAACCCGGCACACACGAACGCGCCAAAACCCAATTGCAGGCCATGCGCGGCCAGCGCGTGCTGTTTCACACCGCCGTCTGCGTGGTGCGCCCCCAGACAGGCTATGTCGGCACCCGGCTCAACACGGTCACCGTCACTTTCCGCCACTTGAGCGACGAGGACATCGAGACCTATCTGCAAGCCGAACAACCCTACGATTGCGCTGGCAGCGCCAAGGCGGAAAGCCTGGGCATCGTGCTGCTGGACGCCATTGAGTCCGACGACCCCACGGCCCTGATCGGTCTGCCGCTGATTGCCACCAGCCAGCTGCTGCGCGAAGCGGGTGCCGACCCCTTGGGCTGGCGCACGGCCTTGCGTTGA
- the rpmF gene encoding 50S ribosomal protein L32 produces the protein MAVQQNKKSPSKRGMHRSHNALVTPGTAVEPTTGETHLRHHISPTGFYRGRKVLKTKADA, from the coding sequence ATGGCCGTTCAGCAAAACAAAAAGTCGCCCTCCAAGCGCGGTATGCACCGTTCGCACAATGCCCTGGTCACGCCAGGCACGGCTGTGGAACCCACCACTGGCGAAACCCATCTGCGTCACCACATCAGCCCCACCGGTTTCTACCGTGGTCGCAAGGTCCTCAAGACCAAGGCTGACGCCTGA
- a CDS encoding ATP-binding protein has protein sequence MGQSLATSASPNEAGHTRYLSLIERKTALRIYLIAAVAALVLWGCELYTQLIAPHDRWAQPALALLMLWLYRTLERNPDTLVATQRIAAGGLGMYFMVSTLSALFFNRQTVSPYWVANNFQWMPVVSLLLHLTFPWRWAVRLSLGMLAMVALPAIWLELATTDRAWSGVMQSLVINGVLMQITFLVSLISVDRLKHGIGLIVSGHKDGPSDARQALEMWVKDRTDELARARDAAESASRAKSRFLAVMSHELRTPLHAMLVSADLLADKGHLPADAQRDARLLHTIQTSGQHLLTLIDQVLELSRIEAGKVEAVEQPMDLHAIVQKACNAVKPMAELKGIKLLVGVPDDLPATRMGDELRLTQVLINLLANAIKFTTHGHVSLTLRRLPQADAGEDWLRMSVIDTGQGMSEADQSRVFEAFYQADSSSDRQHGGAGLGLTITQELVNLMKGKLSLKSQPGHGTRMDVDLPLPILQDTKVPPLRPQGVTHDLQGQLVLIVDDDDVSRMLATEMLLGAGARVKEIDNGPDALVYLRSHRPAAVLMDWRMPGMDGLETTRRLRQGEAGELSRDVAVIGLTANAFDEDRHSCLSAGMNNVLTKPVDRQQLLDELTRWMQQAPAWSGRAAKTSSAA, from the coding sequence TTGGGTCAATCCCTTGCCACTTCGGCCTCGCCCAATGAGGCCGGCCACACCCGCTATTTGTCGCTGATCGAGCGCAAGACGGCGTTGCGCATCTACCTGATCGCGGCCGTGGCGGCGCTCGTCCTGTGGGGTTGCGAGCTGTACACACAGTTGATCGCCCCCCATGACCGTTGGGCCCAGCCCGCCCTGGCCTTGCTGATGCTGTGGCTGTACCGCACGCTGGAGCGCAACCCTGACACCCTGGTGGCCACGCAGCGCATCGCCGCGGGCGGCCTGGGCATGTATTTCATGGTCAGCACCTTGTCGGCCCTGTTTTTCAACAGGCAGACGGTGTCGCCGTACTGGGTGGCCAACAACTTCCAGTGGATGCCGGTGGTGTCCCTGCTGTTGCACCTGACCTTTCCCTGGCGCTGGGCCGTGCGCCTCTCCCTGGGCATGCTCGCGATGGTGGCCCTGCCCGCCATCTGGCTGGAGCTGGCCACGACCGATCGCGCGTGGTCAGGCGTGATGCAGTCACTGGTGATCAACGGTGTGCTGATGCAGATCACCTTCCTGGTCAGCCTCATCAGCGTGGACCGGCTCAAGCATGGCATCGGCCTGATCGTGTCCGGCCACAAGGATGGCCCCAGCGACGCCCGCCAGGCGCTGGAGATGTGGGTCAAGGACCGCACCGATGAGCTGGCCCGGGCACGCGACGCAGCCGAATCGGCATCACGCGCCAAAAGCCGCTTTCTGGCCGTCATGAGCCATGAATTGCGCACGCCGCTGCACGCCATGCTGGTGTCGGCAGACCTGCTGGCCGACAAGGGACACTTGCCGGCCGACGCCCAGCGCGATGCCCGACTGCTGCACACGATCCAGACCAGTGGCCAGCACCTGCTGACCTTGATCGACCAGGTGCTGGAGCTGTCGCGCATTGAAGCGGGCAAGGTGGAGGCGGTGGAGCAGCCCATGGACCTGCACGCCATCGTCCAGAAGGCCTGCAACGCCGTCAAGCCGATGGCCGAGCTCAAGGGCATCAAGCTGCTGGTGGGCGTGCCAGACGACCTGCCCGCGACCCGCATGGGCGACGAATTGCGCCTGACGCAGGTGCTGATCAACCTGCTGGCCAACGCCATCAAGTTCACCACACACGGCCATGTGAGCCTGACCCTGCGGCGCCTGCCCCAGGCCGATGCCGGCGAAGACTGGCTGCGCATGAGCGTGATCGACACCGGCCAGGGCATGAGCGAGGCCGACCAGAGCAGGGTGTTCGAGGCCTTCTACCAAGCCGATAGCAGCAGCGATCGCCAGCACGGTGGCGCCGGCCTGGGACTGACGATCACCCAGGAGCTGGTCAACCTGATGAAGGGCAAGCTCAGCCTGAAAAGCCAGCCCGGCCACGGCACGCGCATGGACGTGGACCTGCCCTTGCCCATCCTTCAGGACACCAAGGTGCCCCCACTCCGCCCGCAGGGTGTCACACACGACCTCCAGGGCCAGTTGGTGCTGATCGTCGACGATGACGACGTGAGCCGCATGCTGGCCACCGAAATGCTGCTGGGCGCAGGTGCACGCGTCAAGGAAATCGACAACGGCCCGGACGCCCTGGTCTACCTGCGCAGCCACAGGCCGGCTGCCGTGCTGATGGACTGGCGCATGCCTGGCATGGACGGGCTGGAAACAACCCGTCGATTGCGCCAGGGTGAAGCAGGAGAACTCAGCCGGGACGTCGCCGTCATCGGGCTGACGGCCAATGCGTTTGACGAAGACCGACACAGCTGCCTGAGCGCAGGCATGAACAACGTGCTCACCAAGCCGGTAGACCGACAGCAACTGCTCGACGAGCTGACCCGCTGGATGCAACAGGCCCCTGCCTGGTCCGGGCGCGCCGCCAAGACCTCGTCTGCCGCGTAA